Genomic window (Bacillus pumilus):
CTTTTTCTTGTAAATCACACCTGATCCGCTGCCTGCCTCTCCGCCTTCCTCCCAAAAGCTCGATTTTTGGATGTTAATGACGCCCACAACCGTATCTGACATATTAGACACGACTTTCGTGACCGCATCATTGACGTTCACATTGACAGTCTTTAAAGGGCCTTGTATGGCTTGCCCATCTCCGTTTTGCTGCCACCCAAAGGGACTGCCGCTCTGTCCTGACACATAAGGAAAAAAGAATCCCATTAAAAAAGCTCCTACCAATACACCGATCAGACCAGATAGGAAATATCCTTTTCTGCTTCGTCTCGGCTTCCACTCTACATCGCGATAATCCACTATGTTTCCTTCCTTTCAGTGAATAGATGATGTATATAGTGTTGGTAAGAAGCTCTTATCTTAATCATCCGATTGTAAAAATCATACGGCGCAAAGTGGGGTTGCTTTTTTCGGGTCCGTATCATATAAATCAAAGCCATCCCCGACAACAAAGCCTTTCATCTCAAGCGTCTGCTGGACCGCCATACGGGCTAAATCCTTCATGTTGTTGTCTTGACTCAAGTGAGCCAAGTAAATGCGTGAGGTGGCATCTCCAATCACATCTGTCATCGCAAGAGCGGCATCTTCATTTGAAACATGCCCGACATCGCTCAGAATTCTGCGCTTAATGCTCCACGGGTATCTGCCCATTTGCAGCATACCGACATCATGATTGCTCTCAAATACAAATGTATTGGCTGACTGAATGATGCCTTTCATACGGTCACTCACATAGCCTGTATCCGTCATCAGGGCAAGTTTACGCCCGCCATAATGGAACACGTAAAACATAGGCTCAGCCGCATCATGTGAAACGCCAAAGGACTCAACATCGAGACCGCCAAACGATTGAACGGTTTCCATATCAAAATGGAATTTTTGCTCTGTGTCAATTTTCCCGATATGAGACTCCATCGCCTGCCATGTTTTCGCATTTGCATAGACAGGAAGCTTGTACTTTCTTGCCATGACACCGAGCCCTTTAATATGATCTGAGTGCTCGTGTGTCACAAAAATGCCGTCCAAGTCTTCAGGCTTGCGGTCGATTTGACCAAGCAGCTCGACCATTTGTTTGCCGCTTAAACCCGCATCCACTAAAAAGGCATGCTCGTCTGTTTCTAAATAAAAAGCATTCCCCGTACTTCCGCTCGCTAGTACACTGAACTGCAAGCTCATGTTCTCTCACTCCATTGAAGATTTGTCATCTTTCTCTATATGATCAAGTGTTGAGCCATCAATGGCATTGATCAAATATTCTTCTTCTGTCTTTTTCTTTGAACCAGTGGATACGCCTTCAAGCTCGACTCGCCATACAGGCACCATGACCTGCGTGCTTGCACCTGGGTATTGCGTATAGTAGCCCAGCTCTACCTTTTTCACGGTCGTGTTTTGGCTCAGCATGTTTTGCGTATATAAGTCCTTCACGGTTTCAAGTGCTGGAACAAGGGTTTCTTTTCTCACTTCATTAATCGATGTCACCATTGACTGCTGATACGATACGACCTCGTTTTTATCATTTAGATCTAGGGTGATTTTTCCGATGGTTTCGGAGTCCTCAAGGCCCTCTTGGAAAATGTATTTCCCTTTATACGTTTGGAAAAAGACGATTTTCCCTGACTCTTCATCAATACTCCACAGCTTATAATTCTTCCCATCCAACAAACGCTGGTTCACCAGGTTTGCCGCCGCTGTTTTGATATCTTTTTTCGGCAAGGCCACTGGTTTATTGAAGGTCATTTCAAGCAGCGTGACAGGATCATCTTTGTCTGTTTTCGGGAATGTGCTTTTCGCCTTTTGATCAGCTAATTCGTCGACATCCTTTTTCGTATATTGCTTCTTTTCAGCTGTAATGCGGTATCCAATCTTCGCTTCATCTGATAGATTGCCATATTTGATCCCGTCTGCCTTCATTTCTTCCAGCGTATCCGTTTTTTCGATAATCGCAAAATGATCGGTTGACCGTTTTTCAAAGTATTGAAATCCTAGAAAGATATCGAGAACGAGAAAGGCTAGGATAAAGATCGTTTTGGTCTTATTCCACTCCATGATTCTCGCTCCCCTCTGTCAACAAATCATGCGATAGAATCACGGTTTTGCCGTTATATTTCATACACCATACTGGCTCTAGCCAGACAAACATCGCTTGATCTTGATCTGATGGGGTTGAAGCAGCTTGATACGCCGGGAAAATTTGCTCAATTTTCTCCAGATCATCATATTTCGTCTGCTTGAGGATTAAGTCCTTCAGCTCTGTCCCATTCATCAGCTTGACCTGTTCACTCTGACTCGCTTTGTTGCCTAAAATATAGTTTGGACGCTTGTAATTCAAAATGTCATCATTCGCCCATTGTACTTCAAGAGAGGTCATCCCAAACGGATGCTTTGTACTGTTGACGATCGGCAGGCCATCCATAAACATATTAAACGACAGCTGCTGATTGCTGTTGATGCCAAAGTATTGATAGTCATCGGTAAAACTCCCCGTATCATTGAAATATTTCACACTTCGCTTAATCAAATCTCCCGTTTGGAAGACGGTACTGCTGTTGATATTGCGGTGCTGATATTGGATGCGGTGGTCTTTTTGATTGGCTTCAAGACGGCTTGTGCCATCTGTGTACACCGTCCGATTTAAATTAGACTCCTCACCGACAAGACTCGGGTCCGTAAACAAGGCGTCCTTGAATTTACTTGTCTTAATCGTTTCGATAAAGAACATTTTCGCTTCAAGCTGCTTTTGCTTTCTCGGAAGAAGGAAATCACGTTTCGAATTCGCTGAAAATGTATAGAGATCATAGCGCGGCATCTCGTTTTGAGCGGCTGCGATACTGTCCATCAAATTACGATAGTTAGCAGACTCTATTGTCAGCTCAAGCACCGTTTCCTTGCTGTATGAAACCAAATAGACCTTCTTATTGGCCTTATCCTGCTGGGAGAACGGCACAATCATCCGATCAAACGAGTTGTATTCAATGGACTTGTTCGGCCATTTAAACAGGGCTTGGAAAATATCAATCGGAATCGGATCATTGAACACAAGATCCAATGTCTTCCCTTGCCCTCCGCTTCCATAGAAGAAATTCTTAAATTTCTGCTCGGAATATTGATCTGACACATCCGAAATCTCTTTCACATCCCAAAGGCTCACGTCATTCCAGAAGTTTTGAAAGAGTTCCTTTTGATCCACTTTCAAATGCTCCCCATTTGAATGGATGAACATCTCACGCGGCTTTACGACATCAATGAGGCTTTTAGGCTCGTCGCTTGAAATCTTCTTCGTTTCCACGACCTTTGTGCCGGCATCTGCCTGGTCCTGCATGACGGGCTGGAACATCCAAATATTCCACGTAAATACAAGACTGATCGCAATTAGGATTGTCAATATTATGGTTTTAAAGGTCTCACGCTTCATCCCAATCATCCTCTTGTTCTTCATTGTACGGAAGGGTAAAGGTCACTGTTGTTCCTTTTCCTTCAACGCTGTCAGCCCAAATATCTCCGCCATGAGCCTGAACCATTTCTTTTGCAATCGCAAGGCCTAGGCCGGTTCCACCAAGCTTTCTTGTTCTCGCCTTATCCACTCGATAAAAACGTTCAAAGATTTTATCCATATCCTTCTTCGGAATGCCGATTCCTTCATCTTTGACGCTGAATAATACAAGACCCTTCTCCTCATCCAGATCAACCGTAAACGTGATATGTCCACCCTCTGGAGAGTATTTCATGGCATTGGAAATGATATTATCGAGCACCTGTGTGATTTTATCTTGATCGATCTCCACATATAATTCACGCTGCGGCAGGTTTCGGATAAAATCGACGTGCTGTTCCTTCGTCATTTCAAAACGATCAATGACCAATGAGATAAATCTGATAAAATTCGTCCATTCACGGTTGAATTGATAATCCTTGCTGTCAAACTTAGACAGCTGCAGCAGGTCATTGACAAGCCGGATCATGCGCTCTGTTTCATTTTGTGTGACACTGAGGAATCTTGGCGCAAGCTCTTTATCACCAATCGCCCCTTCAGCCAGTGCCTCAAGATAGCTTCGCATCGTCGTCAGCGGTGTGCGCAGCTCATGTGATACGTTTGCAACGAATTCACGGCGTTCTGCATCAATTTTCTCCTGCTCTGTGACGTCATAAATGACTGCAATTAAACCATCAATCTTCCCATGCTCTTTCTGAATCACTGAGAAATTTACACGTAAAACAGATAGCTGATCTTCGCGTTCGATTTCTAGCAGCATGGAATCTTGATTTTCAACTAAATCTTCAAAGGTATGCGTGTCCTCAAGGCCCAGTAAGGACGTGATCGGCATCTCTAGTGCTGTTTCACGTGAAACGTTCAAAAGCTCTAGTGCCGGGCTGTTTAATAGAATAATGGCACCGTTTTGATTCGTGGCGATGACACCATCCGTCATATAGGCAATAACAGAAGAAAGCTTCTTACGCTCACCCTCTGTCATGAGCTGCGCTTCCTCCAGCTCTCTCGTCAGATGGTTAAAGGTCGTTGCAAGCTGGCCAATCTCGTCATGTCCATACTTTCGGACCTTCCTAGAAAAGTTCCCTTTGGCAAGCTCGATCGCCTGTTTTCTCATATCTGAAATAGGATGAGTGATCGTTCTGAAGATGAAGATCCCAAGGAGTGCAGTCGTTCCAAGGGCGATTAGTGTGCCCGTCGCCAAAATGGTGTTAATGGTTCGCATTTGGTTAAACACGCTCTCCATTGATGACACAACATAAATCACACCGACCGTTTCTTGGTTTTCATTTTTCACGGCTGTCGCAGAAATACGCACCCGTTTATTTGATTCTGGGTCATAGAATTTCTTTTCATAGTCTTTGCCCACTGCGAAAATCCGGCTAATGATTTGATCTGTGATTTTCTTGCCAGCAATCTCCTGACTGCCATTATTCACAGAGGCAATCACCTCTCTGCTTTCGTCAATATAGCTGACTTCAGAAATTTCATTAGACTCGTCTTTGTTGTTAAAGTCGTTTAATATCTTTTGAGCATCCTCTTTTAATTCTGCCTTGCTTTTCGATGAATCTTGTTCTAGGTAATACGATAACGAGTAGATTCGCTGATTCAAGGAATTATCATATGAATTGATTAAGGACTGCTCTAGCTGCTTCACAAAGTACACACCAATGATCTGCATGGCGACGATGATCAGCAGCACGTAAATTAAGGTCAATTTGAAATGAATCGAGCGAAAAAAACCTACTTTACTCATAAGAATCTTAGTCCTGCTCTGGGTTTCTTAAATAGTAGCCGACGCCTCGTCTTGTCACGATCCAGCTCGGGTGGCTAGGGTTGTCTTCAATTTTCTCACGAAGACGGCGGACTGTGACGTCTACT
Coding sequences:
- a CDS encoding MBL fold metallo-hydrolase; translated protein: MSLQFSVLASGSTGNAFYLETDEHAFLVDAGLSGKQMVELLGQIDRKPEDLDGIFVTHEHSDHIKGLGVMARKYKLPVYANAKTWQAMESHIGKIDTEQKFHFDMETVQSFGGLDVESFGVSHDAAEPMFYVFHYGGRKLALMTDTGYVSDRMKGIIQSANTFVFESNHDVGMLQMGRYPWSIKRRILSDVGHVSNEDAALAMTDVIGDATSRIYLAHLSQDNNMKDLARMAVQQTLEMKGFVVGDGFDLYDTDPKKATPLCAV
- a CDS encoding two-component system regulatory protein YycI, with the translated sequence MEWNKTKTIFILAFLVLDIFLGFQYFEKRSTDHFAIIEKTDTLEEMKADGIKYGNLSDEAKIGYRITAEKKQYTKKDVDELADQKAKSTFPKTDKDDPVTLLEMTFNKPVALPKKDIKTAAANLVNQRLLDGKNYKLWSIDEESGKIVFFQTYKGKYIFQEGLEDSETIGKITLDLNDKNEVVSYQQSMVTSINEVRKETLVPALETVKDLYTQNMLSQNTTVKKVELGYYTQYPGASTQVMVPVWRVELEGVSTGSKKKTEEEYLINAIDGSTLDHIEKDDKSSME
- the yycH gene encoding two-component system activity regulator YycH, with product MKRETFKTIILTILIAISLVFTWNIWMFQPVMQDQADAGTKVVETKKISSDEPKSLIDVVKPREMFIHSNGEHLKVDQKELFQNFWNDVSLWDVKEISDVSDQYSEQKFKNFFYGSGGQGKTLDLVFNDPIPIDIFQALFKWPNKSIEYNSFDRMIVPFSQQDKANKKVYLVSYSKETVLELTIESANYRNLMDSIAAAQNEMPRYDLYTFSANSKRDFLLPRKQKQLEAKMFFIETIKTSKFKDALFTDPSLVGEESNLNRTVYTDGTSRLEANQKDHRIQYQHRNINSSTVFQTGDLIKRSVKYFNDTGSFTDDYQYFGINSNQQLSFNMFMDGLPIVNSTKHPFGMTSLEVQWANDDILNYKRPNYILGNKASQSEQVKLMNGTELKDLILKQTKYDDLEKIEQIFPAYQAASTPSDQDQAMFVWLEPVWCMKYNGKTVILSHDLLTEGSENHGVE
- the walK gene encoding cell wall metabolism sensor histidine kinase WalK codes for the protein MSKVGFFRSIHFKLTLIYVLLIIVAMQIIGVYFVKQLEQSLINSYDNSLNQRIYSLSYYLEQDSSKSKAELKEDAQKILNDFNNKDESNEISEVSYIDESREVIASVNNGSQEIAGKKITDQIISRIFAVGKDYEKKFYDPESNKRVRISATAVKNENQETVGVIYVVSSMESVFNQMRTINTILATGTLIALGTTALLGIFIFRTITHPISDMRKQAIELAKGNFSRKVRKYGHDEIGQLATTFNHLTRELEEAQLMTEGERKKLSSVIAYMTDGVIATNQNGAIILLNSPALELLNVSRETALEMPITSLLGLEDTHTFEDLVENQDSMLLEIEREDQLSVLRVNFSVIQKEHGKIDGLIAVIYDVTEQEKIDAERREFVANVSHELRTPLTTMRSYLEALAEGAIGDKELAPRFLSVTQNETERMIRLVNDLLQLSKFDSKDYQFNREWTNFIRFISLVIDRFEMTKEQHVDFIRNLPQRELYVEIDQDKITQVLDNIISNAMKYSPEGGHITFTVDLDEEKGLVLFSVKDEGIGIPKKDMDKIFERFYRVDKARTRKLGGTGLGLAIAKEMVQAHGGDIWADSVEGKGTTVTFTLPYNEEQEDDWDEA